The nucleotide sequence TTTACGCTGCACTACCAACCGAAGATTCAGTTGCAGACGGGGCAGATCATTGGCATGGAGGCGTTGATTCGTTGGGAACATCCAGACCTTGGCCTCATCCCGCCTATTCAATTTATTCCGATTGCCGAAGAGACAGGCTTAATCGTACCTCTTGGGGAATGGGTAATGCGAACGGCTTGCCAACAGACAAAAGTGTGGCAGGAAGCAGGCTTTACACAGCTCGCAGTTGCGGTGAATATATCCTTACGCCAATTTATGCAAAACAATCTCATCGAGATGATTACCTCGATCCTTGAAGAAACAGGCTTATCTCCACAATACTTAGAGCTGGAAATCACGGAAAGCATGGCGCTAAATGTAGACTATACGATTCGGATTTTAAATCGCTTAAAAGGTCTCGGGATAAGCATCAGTATCGATGATTTCGGGACGGGCTACAGTTCTTTGAGCTATCTAAGTCAATTTCCGATCGATCGGCTCAAAATTGACCAATCCTTTGTCCGGAATTTGAATCCACGGAATCAAGCGATTATTAAAACGATTATCCATATGGCACACAACATGAAAATTGCTGTTATTGCAGAGGGTGTAGAAACACACGAACATGTTGATTTTCTAAAGGAACAAATGTGTAATGAAGTCCAAGGGTACTTCTACAGTAAACCGCTGCCCGGAAAAGAAATCGATTCCTTCTTGCAGGCAAATCGTTATAGGGAATCAGGCAGCATGGTTTAAGTGAGACCATCGAGATTTTACAAAAGGAAAGCGGTGAAGGAGCTTGGATCACCAGATACATGGGACGTACGACAGTTTCCTAGTGATACTATCTTATTTAATCGCGGTTGCAGCTTCTTTTTCTGCTCTCAACCTGGCAGCCAGAGTGAGTATAAGTAAGGGGAAGCATCAGCTACTCTGGTTGATTTTTGGTGCCACAACGATGGGGCTCGGGATATGGTCCATGCATTTTGTCGGAATGCTGGCACTTACCCTCCCCATTAAGGTTCTGTATGACATGGAGTATGTCATCCTATCTGTCATTCTTGCCATTTTTGTCTCAAGCATAGCCTTGTTTACTGTCACGAAAAGCAATCTCAATGCGAGACAGCTAGGTATCGCGGGAATTTTGATGGCTGCTGGAATATCTGGGATGCACTACGTTGGAATGGCCGCGATGATTATCGAAATTACATACGATATGTGGATCGTTATTTTATCCATTATTATTGCAGCTACTGCTTCAGCAGCGGCACTTTGGCTCTTGTTTTACTTTCGCCGTGATCAGTCGAAATATGCGTATCTATACAAATTGGGCAGCTCACTTATTATGGGAGCAGCAATCGCGGGTATGCATTACACCGGGATGGTTGCAGCGCATTTCTACGTAACGGAACTGCCGACAACCGAGGTAGAAACGCAGATCGAATCGGAGACCTTGGCCTATATCATTGTCTTGGCCACCTTTTTACTGATCGGCATTACATTGTTCGGCTTGTTTATTAACAAACGACTCTCGCAAAAAGATACGGTCATTCAGGAAAATGAAAGCTGGTATCGTTCCCTTTATAAAAATAATGAGTACGGCATTATTTCCTTAGATACAGGTGGCTGTATTATCAAAATGAACCCGGCTGTCACAAAGATTGGTGGACTGCGGGAGGAAGAATTCATCAATCAACACGTATCCAAAATTGGCATGCATATTGTTGAGGAGCAAAGGGAACTTACGAAAGATTCTTTCGCCCAGTCTTTTCAGCCCAATCGAAATAACTTTGAGACGACCATCTTTCATCCAAATGGAAAGCGTGTAGAGCTGAGTGTACTCAATGTCCCGGTTGAGATTGAGGGAGAAGTGGTGGGGAATCACATCATTGTGAAGGATATTACCGAAGAGAATCGCGTGAAAGAAAAAATCAGGTATTTGGCTTATCACGATGAGCTGACCGATCTACCGAACCGAAGAAAGTTTAATCAAGTCCTTCATCAATCGATTGAAAAAAGTAGCCAAGATTCATCGAGCTTTGCCGTCATGGTTATCGACATCGATCGGTTCAAAATGATCAATGATTCCTTGGGACACTCCTACGGCGATATCTTTTTGCAGGGGGTCAGCGACAGAATCGTAAAGAGTGCGGAAGGGTACCACGCAACAATTGCCCGGATGGGTGGAGATGAATTTACCATCCTGTGCGAAACAGGAGCGGACCGCAGGGAAGCGGCGAGTTTAGCGGATAAGATCATTGAAGCGTTGAAACAGCCATTCTCGCTAAAAGACAGTGAGTTTTACATATCAGCAAGTATTGGAACAGCGATATTCCCAGACCACGGAACGGATGCTGTCGTGCTGCTCAAAAAAGCGGATACGGCCATGTACGAGGTGAAAAAACAGGGGAAAAATGGTCACCTGTTCTATACGCCCGAATTTGATGTTCAATTGCTGGAGAATATTGAGATAGAAAGTGATCTCAGAAAAGCTATTGAACGTAATGAGCTGGTAGTATACTACCAACCTCAATTTCATGCCGAAAGTAATCGCATGATCGGAGTGGAGGCGCTTGTCAGGTGGAATCATCCGACCAAAGGAATGCTTTCACCAGGAGTGTTTATCCCTATCGCTGAAGAGACAGGGTTGATCTATGAGATCGGTACATGGGTACTTCGCGAAGCGTGCAGGCAAATGAAGCAGTGGCATGATGGAGGGGGACCGTTGATACCCGTCTCCGTCAACTTGTCCTCCCATCAATTCCACCAACGGAACCTCGTCCAGTACATCAAAAATATCCTCGAGGAAACCAAGCTTTCCCCACATTTTTTGGAACTGGAAATCACGGAGAGCATGATGATGGACCCGGCCGTATCGATCAGTATCCTGCACGAGTTAAACAAAATCGGAACGAGAATCAGTCTGGATGATTTTGGAACCGGTTACAGCTCATTGAGCTATTTGAAAAAGTTCCCGATCCACAAATTAAAGATTGACCGCTCCTTCATAACAGATCTGTCTCGAAATGATAACGATAAAGCCATTGTGGCCACCATTATTTCGATGGCGAAGCACCTGAAATTAGATGTGATTGCAGAAGGAATTGAAACGAAGGATCAGTTAGATATTTTGACAGAAAATCATTGCAAGGAAATTCAAGGGTACTATTACAGTCGCCCATTATCCGCGAATGAGGTGGAGCAAGCGTTTTTTGCTCCCATCAGAAATCATCTCAGCCAAGAAGCGTAAGGAAAACTCCCTGTCTTTTATAGATGGGGAGCTTTTCTTGTATGTACACAGCAGGAAAATATAAAATTGGGTATTGCATACCCTACAGGGGTATCGTAAAATGTATTCAAGATAAACTTCCCAAAAACAAAGGAGGATGTAAAATGAATGTCACCTTGAACGTACAAGGAATGTCCTGCAATCACTGCGTCATCTCTATAGAAGGTGCTCTTCAAAAACTAGACGGGGTTAGCAAAGCAACGGTAAGCCTTGCTGACAATCAGGTAAGCGTGACTTTTGATGAATCCGTTGTTTCGCTGGACAATGTGAAGGAGACCATTGAAGATCAAGGATACGATGTCGTTTAAGTAAGGTTGCGGGAAAGGCTGTGATTGTAGAATTGCAGCCTTTCTTAACCTGGTAGTTGACCGAAAATTGCGAATTTAAATGTGTAGGAGGAATGCTTTTTGAAGCGTGTACAGTTTGCCGTAAGTCCAGAAATTCGTGTCGGTGGTTCTGTGTTTACTCCAGCAGATATGGTGACGATCGGTCAAATCGTTGGCGAGGATGCACAGATTGAACTTTCAACCTTTCAGCAGCTTATTGTCGAAATGAATGAAGAGAAGGCGGAGGATGCCAAACAAGCGCTGCGTGAAAAAGGCTTATGCGTGTACGAAACGGGCTCTGTCGTGAAGAATTTGTCTGTCTGTTCTTTTTGCAAAGGAG is from Brevibacillus brevis and encodes:
- a CDS encoding bifunctional diguanylate cyclase/phosphodiesterase gives rise to the protein MDHQIHGTYDSFLVILSYLIAVAASFSALNLAARVSISKGKHQLLWLIFGATTMGLGIWSMHFVGMLALTLPIKVLYDMEYVILSVILAIFVSSIALFTVTKSNLNARQLGIAGILMAAGISGMHYVGMAAMIIEITYDMWIVILSIIIAATASAAALWLLFYFRRDQSKYAYLYKLGSSLIMGAAIAGMHYTGMVAAHFYVTELPTTEVETQIESETLAYIIVLATFLLIGITLFGLFINKRLSQKDTVIQENESWYRSLYKNNEYGIISLDTGGCIIKMNPAVTKIGGLREEEFINQHVSKIGMHIVEEQRELTKDSFAQSFQPNRNNFETTIFHPNGKRVELSVLNVPVEIEGEVVGNHIIVKDITEENRVKEKIRYLAYHDELTDLPNRRKFNQVLHQSIEKSSQDSSSFAVMVIDIDRFKMINDSLGHSYGDIFLQGVSDRIVKSAEGYHATIARMGGDEFTILCETGADRREAASLADKIIEALKQPFSLKDSEFYISASIGTAIFPDHGTDAVVLLKKADTAMYEVKKQGKNGHLFYTPEFDVQLLENIEIESDLRKAIERNELVVYYQPQFHAESNRMIGVEALVRWNHPTKGMLSPGVFIPIAEETGLIYEIGTWVLREACRQMKQWHDGGGPLIPVSVNLSSHQFHQRNLVQYIKNILEETKLSPHFLELEITESMMMDPAVSISILHELNKIGTRISLDDFGTGYSSLSYLKKFPIHKLKIDRSFITDLSRNDNDKAIVATIISMAKHLKLDVIAEGIETKDQLDILTENHCKEIQGYYYSRPLSANEVEQAFFAPIRNHLSQEA
- the copZ gene encoding copper chaperone CopZ, producing the protein MNVTLNVQGMSCNHCVISIEGALQKLDGVSKATVSLADNQVSVTFDESVVSLDNVKETIEDQGYDVV